GTCGCCTCGCAGTTGATTCGCGACGGCCGCGTTCGCCGTGCCTACCTCGGCGTCGCGGCGCAGACGATCACGCTGGATCGGCGCGTGACCGTGCACTACCGGCTGGACGCGCCGACGGCGGTCCGGATCACCGAGGTGAATTCCGGCACGGCCGCCGACCGGGCCGGGCTGCGCGCCGGGGACGTCATCGTGCGGATCGGGGACCGGGCCGTCCGGACGCTCGACGACCTGCTCCTCGCGCTCGGCCAGCATACCCCGGGGGCGCCCATCGCCATCCAGTTCATCCGAGGCACCGAGACGCAGAGCGTGACGGCCTACCCGGGCGACCTGCCCGAGCACCCGTAGTCCCCTAAGCGCCTCTCCGCCTCCCCCGGCGCGGATTGGCCGCGTCACGAACTGTTCGTGCTTCGAACAATATGCTATGCTTATGGTGATGGCCGCCGCGCTGTTGGACCGGACCGCCGACCACCGCCGCCCCGTCGTCCCTTCCGCGGGGGCCGTCCCGCGGCGTCCGCGACGCGCGCGGAGCGGTCTCGGATCATCCGCGCTCGCGGCCGCGTGCGCCGCGCGCCTCGTCGACGTCGCGCCGCTCGTCGTGCGCCGGGTCCGCGGCCGCATGCGGCGCGAGATGCCGGGCCTGACGATGCCGCAGTTCCGCGCGCTCGTCTTCGTCGACGTGCACCGCGGCTGCACGCTCCGCGCCCTCGCCGACCACCTCGGCATCACCCCGGCGACGTCGTCGGCGCTCGTGGACCGGCTCGTGCGCCGGGGGTGGGTGTCGCGGGTCGTCGACGCGGCCAACCGCCGGCAGGTCCGCCTCGGCCTGACGTCGCGCGGGAGCGCCCGGCTCGGCGCCGCCCGCGCCGCCGCCCGGCGTGAAATCGCTCAGGCGATCGCGGGCGCT
This is a stretch of genomic DNA from bacterium. It encodes these proteins:
- a CDS encoding MarR family transcriptional regulator, with the protein product MLMVMAAALLDRTADHRRPVVPSAGAVPRRPRRARSGLGSSALAAACAARLVDVAPLVVRRVRGRMRREMPGLTMPQFRALVFVDVHRGCTLRALADHLGITPATSSALVDRLVRRGWVSRVVDAANRRQVRLGLTSRGSARLGAARAAARREIAQAIAGAPDAVLAAVRGGLEHLRDYFLTERDGGLR